AAAGGTGGAGGGGAAGACAATAAGACTCTGGGCAAAGATGATGGGAATCACACCCGCGGTCACAACCCTTAAAGGGATATGGGTGCTCTGACCGCCATACATCCTCCTGCCCACAATCCTTTTTGGATACTGCACCGGAATCTTGCGCACCGCCATCGTCATCAGAACGACGGTGGCATAAACGATAAACACTAACGCGGCAACGATAATCAGCCAGAGCCAGGAGCTGATGCGCGCCTGCTGAAAGGTGCGGGCAAAATCCTGGGGGGTGCTGTCAAGGCAACCGATGAGGATGATAAAGGATATGCCGTTGCCAATGCCGCGGTCGGTTATCTGCTCACCCAGCCACATCACAAAGATTGTGCCCGCGGTGAGGGTGAATATGGTCATAATCCTGAAGAAAAACCCGGGCTGAAGAACAATTGAGCCAAACTGGGTTGGTGGCTGGGACTCAAGGTAAACCGCAATGCTTGCCGCCTGAATTACCGCCAGCAAAACGGTGGCATAACGGGTATACTGATTCAGTTTTTTTCTGCCCTCCTCATCCCGCTGCAACTTCTCTATGAATGGGAAGACCGAGCCCAACAGCTGGAATACGATTGATGCCGAGATATAGGGCATAACCCCCAAGGCAAAAACCGAGGCACGGGAAAGCGCACCACCGACAAAGATGTCATATAGTCCAAAGACCGTACCCTGCATCTGGGAAAGGACCCAGCCAAGAGCCTGCGCATTGATTCCAGGAACCGGAATATGGGTGCCCAAGCGATAAACCACCACCATCGCCAGGGTAAAAAGAATCTTTTTTCTCAGGTCTGGGATCTTGAATATGCTGGGAACGCTACCGGTCAACTTAAAACCTCTACCTTACCGCCCGCCTTTTCAATCTTTGTCCGGGCAGATTGAGAAAAGGCGTGGGCGCTGACAGTAATTGCCCGATTGATTTCCCCACGACCCAAGACCTTTACCGGCTGACCCTTACGCACCAGCCCCTTTGCCCTCAGGGTCTCAACGGTAATATTGTCTTCCGACAGTTTTGCCAAATCATCAATATTTACAATACTGAACTCCACCCGCGTTGGGTTTTTGAAACCTCGTTTGGGAATCCGGCGGTAAAATGGCATCTGCCCGCCTTCAAAGCGGGA
The nucleotide sequence above comes from candidate division WOR-3 bacterium. Encoded proteins:
- the secY gene encoding preprotein translocase subunit SecY: MTGSVPSIFKIPDLRKKILFTLAMVVVYRLGTHIPVPGINAQALGWVLSQMQGTVFGLYDIFVGGALSRASVFALGVMPYISASIVFQLLGSVFPFIEKLQRDEEGRKKLNQYTRYATVLLAVIQAASIAVYLESQPPTQFGSIVLQPGFFFRIMTIFTLTAGTIFVMWLGEQITDRGIGNGISFIILIGCLDSTPQDFARTFQQARISSWLWLIIVAALVFIVYATVVLMTMAVRKIPVQYPKRIVGRRMYGGQSTHIPLRVVTAGVIPIIFAQSLIVFPSTFATLLKLPFLNWLQQFLSPGGWLYNLLFAALIIFFTYFYTSIVFNPRDLAENMQRYGGFIPGIRPGEKTAAYIDRSLSLLTLPGALFLVVIALLPWVLMSAFRVPFYFGGTTLLIIVGVALDTLQQIEAHLVMRHYEGLVKGGKFMGRRFG
- the rplO gene encoding 50S ribosomal protein L15, producing the protein MKINQLRPALGAKKRKKRVGCGPGSGHGKTSCRGHKGAGQHSAPEFDSRFEGGQMPFYRRIPKRGFKNPTRVEFSIVNIDDLAKLSEDNITVETLRAKGLVRKGQPVKVLGRGEINRAITVSAHAFSQSARTKIEKAGGKVEVLS